In Desulfovibrio sp. UIB00, the following are encoded in one genomic region:
- a CDS encoding cytochrome b/b6 domain-containing protein — MGLGEMLKTQLGLLWKFLGFFQPPVLRFLHALVVCLIMVQVLTQLFGLGTIHMILGLVLCVLGFGLVACGLGMRGPRHYFPYLWGDMDQLCKDVAAIRGGKLIIAPRPKGLACVVQGLGMGALSMTLLTGLWWFRSWQMGDVSHTAASLHSTFVWLLLAYAVGHGGMALGHFFFWKQAAAKKPQAN, encoded by the coding sequence ATGGGCTTGGGTGAAATGCTGAAAACCCAGTTGGGTTTGCTGTGGAAGTTTCTCGGATTTTTTCAGCCCCCGGTGCTGCGTTTTTTGCACGCGCTGGTGGTCTGCCTGATAATGGTGCAGGTGCTGACGCAACTTTTTGGCCTTGGCACAATCCACATGATTCTGGGCCTTGTATTGTGCGTGCTGGGATTTGGCCTAGTGGCCTGTGGGCTTGGCATGCGTGGGCCGCGCCACTACTTTCCCTATCTGTGGGGCGACATGGATCAACTTTGCAAAGACGTTGCGGCCATACGCGGCGGCAAGCTGATTATCGCGCCGCGCCCCAAGGGGCTTGCCTGTGTTGTGCAGGGCCTTGGCATGGGAGCCTTGAGCATGACCTTGCTCACGGGCCTGTGGTGGTTCCGCTCGTGGCAGATGGGTGATGTGTCGCACACTGCGGCAAGCCTGCACAGCACCTTTGTATGGCTTTTGCTTGCCTATGCCGTTGGGCATGGCGGCATGGCTCTGGGGCATTTTTTCTTTTGGAAGCAGGCCGCAGCAAAAAAGCCTCAGGCAAACTAA
- a CDS encoding FAD-linked oxidase C-terminal domain-containing protein, which produces MASQALIKDFEDMIGKENVFSSEADRMSYSYDSAVLPPVMPSLVVRPTTKEQLGQCVKKLYDNGIPMTVRGAGTNLSGGTIPDKSETVVILTTGLNRIIEINSDDLYAVVEPGVITAEFAATVAKKNLFYPPDPGSQAVSTLAGNIAENAGGLRGLKYGVTKDYLMGIEFFDATGEVVKSGSRTVKCVTGYNLAGMMVQSEGTLGVISEAILKLVPPPKASKALMAVFSDVQDAADAVAGIIAAHVVPCTLEFLDNNTIVRVDDFTKAGLPREAGAILLIEVDGHPAQVADDAEAVEKVLKANHATAVHVPKDAAEKFKLWEARRMALPVLARARPTTVLEDATVPRSQIPAMVKAVNDIAAKYRLEVGTFGHAGDGNLHPTFLCDKRDADEFKRVEEAIDEMFDTAIKLKGTLSGEHGIGTAKSKWMEKETSRGTILFSQRLRRALDPKGLLNSTKLVGI; this is translated from the coding sequence ATGGCAAGCCAGGCGTTGATTAAGGATTTTGAAGACATGATCGGCAAGGAAAACGTGTTCAGTTCCGAAGCCGACCGCATGAGCTATTCGTATGATTCTGCGGTGTTGCCGCCGGTCATGCCTTCTTTGGTGGTGCGCCCCACTACCAAGGAACAGCTCGGCCAGTGTGTGAAAAAACTGTATGACAACGGTATCCCCATGACCGTGCGCGGCGCGGGAACCAACCTTTCCGGCGGCACCATTCCGGACAAGTCCGAGACTGTGGTCATTCTGACCACCGGCCTTAACCGCATTATTGAAATCAATTCTGACGACCTCTACGCTGTGGTGGAACCGGGCGTCATTACTGCTGAATTTGCGGCTACGGTTGCCAAGAAAAATCTTTTCTACCCCCCCGATCCGGGTTCTCAGGCAGTGTCCACCCTCGCGGGCAACATTGCTGAAAACGCTGGCGGCCTGCGCGGCCTCAAGTACGGCGTTACCAAGGATTACCTCATGGGCATCGAATTTTTCGACGCCACGGGCGAAGTGGTCAAATCCGGTTCGCGCACGGTCAAGTGCGTTACCGGTTACAACCTCGCCGGCATGATGGTGCAGTCTGAAGGCACGCTGGGCGTTATTTCTGAAGCCATTCTCAAGCTCGTGCCGCCGCCAAAGGCCTCCAAGGCTCTGATGGCAGTGTTCTCTGACGTGCAGGACGCCGCCGACGCCGTGGCTGGCATCATTGCCGCCCACGTTGTGCCCTGTACTCTCGAATTCCTCGACAACAACACCATTGTGCGCGTTGACGACTTCACCAAGGCTGGTCTGCCGCGCGAAGCGGGCGCCATCCTGCTCATCGAAGTGGACGGCCATCCCGCCCAGGTTGCTGACGATGCCGAAGCCGTTGAAAAGGTGCTGAAGGCCAACCACGCCACCGCCGTGCACGTGCCCAAGGACGCCGCCGAAAAGTTCAAGCTGTGGGAAGCCCGCCGCATGGCTCTGCCCGTGCTGGCCCGCGCCCGGCCCACCACCGTGCTTGAAGACGCCACCGTGCCGCGTTCGCAGATCCCCGCCATGGTCAAGGCCGTCAACGACATCGCGGCCAAGTACCGCCTTGAAGTGGGCACCTTTGGTCACGCTGGCGACGGCAACCTGCATCCCACCTTCCTGTGCGACAAGCGCGACGCCGACGAATTCAAGCGCGTGGAAGAAGCCATCGACGAAATGTTCGACACGGCTATCAAGCTGAAGGGTACGCTCTCCGGCGAACACGGCATCGGCACCGCCAAGTCCAAGTGGATGGAAAAGGAAACCTCACGCGGCACCATTCTGTTCTCGCAGCGGCTGCGCCGGGCTCTTGACCCCAAGGGACTGCTTAACTCCACCAAGCTGGTGGGCATCTAA